CTTGATGGTGATGCCGCGCTCGCGCTCGATGTCCATATTGTCGAGCACCTGGTCCGACATCTCGCGCTCGGAGAGCCCGCCCGTAAGCTGGATCAGGCGGTCGGCGAGGGTCGATTTCCCATGGTCGATATGGGCGACGATGGAAAAGTTGCGGATGTTCTTCTGAGCGGTCGCGGTCATGGGCGCCGCATAGCATCGGGCGTCAGGCGCCACAAGGCTGCAACCGGCGCTGCAGCCCCGCGGCCGGTCAAACCTGTGCCATTCCGGCGCAGGGCGTGGCGCGGCGGAGCCCGCCGCGCCGGAACCGTCAGAGCCCGAACATGCGCTTGCGCACCGGGGCAGCGGCCACCGGGTCCGGCTCGCCGGTGGGGCCGGGGTCGTCGGGGAGCGGGGGCAGTGCGATCACCGGCGGGGCGTCGGGCTTCTCCGGCGTCTTGAGCTCGGCAGCGGCGGCTTCGGTCTCCGCCATGCGCCGCTTGGCGTCCGCCTCCGCCACGGCCTCGCTGGCGGCGAGCTTCTCCAGCTCTGCGGCGCGGGCGAGTTCCCGGCGGGCCTCCTCCTTCTCGCGGATGGCCGCGATGGCGAGGCGCACGCGCTCGGCCTCGTGCTCCAGAACCGGCGTTGCGGAGACGCCCGGCGGCACCGCCCAGACGAAGGCGTCGAGCTTGCCGGTGACGGGGGAGACCGGCGCCCAGGCATCGAACACCCGCCCGTCCGCAATCCAGGCCGGATCGCGCGGGGCGCGCAGGGCGCGGGCGGCCCATTCGCGGGCCTTGCCCACGTCCTCATGCTCGGAGGCTTCCAGCTCCGCCATCAGCAGGCACACCCGCTGGGTGGGCTCGGCGGAAAGGCGCTGGAGCAGGGCGCGAGCCTCGGCGAACTCGTTGGCATCGATGGTGGCGTGGGCAAGCGCGATCAGGCTTTCCGCATGATCGGGCGCCTTGGCCGCCAAGGTGCGGATGCGCTTCAGCCGGTCGAGGGCGGCATCGCCGGGGCGCAGGTGCGCCGCGACCTGCGCCAGCTCGGGATGGGGCGTTGACGCATAAGCGGTCTCGACGATCTTGGTGGCCTTGCGCAGCTCGCCATTGGCGCCAAGCAGGCGGCCCGCGACGGCGGCGGCCGGCACCAACGTCGGGGCGAGGCGCACCGCCTCCACCGCGCGCTCACGGGCCACCGGCGGGTCGGTCTGTTCCAGCGCCAGCGCCTCTGCGGCCAACAGCACGGCGCGGCGGCGGCGATACTGGAGCTTGTCGATACCGCGATGGGCCATCTGCTTTTCCAGCACCTCGCGGGCGCCGGCATAATCGCCCTCGCCGCAGCGGGCCTCGATCACCGCATCCGCCGCCCAGGTGAGCGCCGGAGACTGGTTGGCGGCTTCCTCCGCCAGCATTCGCGCGGCAGCGATGTCGCCGGAGCGGCGGGCTTCCATGTGCAGGCCCCGCAGGCCGAGCAGGCGGGTGTCCGGCGTATCCAGCATGGTGCGGAAGGTGCGCAGCGCATCGTCCTGATGGCCCGTGGCCTGCGCCGACTGGGCGGCGAGCAACTGGGTCAGGGGCTCCTTCGGCAGATAGCGCAGCGCCTCGGCGCGGGCGCGGCGGGCGGCGTCCAGATCCCCCGAGCCGATGGCGACGAGCCCGCGCGAGACGGCCGCCCAGCCCTTCTCGCGCCGGCGGCGGCGGGAGAATGTCGCGATCATGCGCGGCGAACGCAGCAGGAGGGCGCCGAGGTGCCAGACGATGAGCAGCGCCACGCTGAAAGCGGCGAGCGCGGCCAGCGCCACGGGCACCGTGGTCTCGATGCGCCAGCCCTGCCAGACCACGAGCATCTCGCCGGGCCGGTCCGCGAGCCAGGAGGCGCCGAAGGCGATGGCGGCAAGGACGATGAGGAAGAGAACGAGGCGAATCACGGCGTCTTCCCGGAAATGGCGGCGAGCGCCTGCTGGAACAGGGCGGAGGCGGCATTGGCGGCATCCCGCCGGCCTTGAATGGCGCTCACCACCGGCTGGAGCTTCTGGCGCGCGCCCTCCGGCAGCGTCGCCAGCGCGGCGAGCGCGCCATCAGCATCGCCGGCCTGAAGGGTAGCCACCGCCTTCTGGAGCGTCTCCTCGGAAGGGGCAGCGCTGGTGCCGCCGGGCGGCGTGACCCGCACGAGGCTTTCCGCGCCCGAGAGCAGGCGGTTCACGACGCCGCTGCCCGTGGGGCCGGTGGAGGCTTCGCCCGCGAGTGCGGTCGCGCCCTCATCAGAGAGACGCTTGGCGAGGGCGGCGGTGG
The Azorhizobium caulinodans ORS 571 genome window above contains:
- a CDS encoding heme biosynthesis protein HemY → MIRLVLFLIVLAAIAFGASWLADRPGEMLVVWQGWRIETTVPVALAALAAFSVALLIVWHLGALLLRSPRMIATFSRRRRREKGWAAVSRGLVAIGSGDLDAARRARAEALRYLPKEPLTQLLAAQSAQATGHQDDALRTFRTMLDTPDTRLLGLRGLHMEARRSGDIAAARMLAEEAANQSPALTWAADAVIEARCGEGDYAGAREVLEKQMAHRGIDKLQYRRRRAVLLAAEALALEQTDPPVARERAVEAVRLAPTLVPAAAVAGRLLGANGELRKATKIVETAYASTPHPELAQVAAHLRPGDAALDRLKRIRTLAAKAPDHAESLIALAHATIDANEFAEARALLQRLSAEPTQRVCLLMAELEASEHEDVGKAREWAARALRAPRDPAWIADGRVFDAWAPVSPVTGKLDAFVWAVPPGVSATPVLEHEAERVRLAIAAIREKEEARRELARAAELEKLAASEAVAEADAKRRMAETEAAAAELKTPEKPDAPPVIALPPLPDDPGPTGEPDPVAAAPVRKRMFGL